The following are encoded in a window of Brevibacillus sp. DP1.3A genomic DNA:
- a CDS encoding DNA internalization-related competence protein ComEC/Rec2 has translation MKEQDGGIAVSVWIASLAMMIGLIFSAYLHPAWLLLAAGVSWALVACIRLPYRKYVVCYSLICILAGLFFYGYENLHSSEVKPMAEREQRIWIEGVIDSPVRRDGDVARFFVTITSWGENQPDQQEHRSIEKIALRVKLASFQEASQIEQWRRGSVIVAPIRLSLPATARNPHAFDYASYLYRQGVHVTGETSYQAVDMTPAFSVSASFQEWQDSGAKRIESLFTDVETAGYMKSLLLGLGQEVNPELASMYSNLGLSHILAISGLHVTLVSSMFMWCLERIGIRRRLAFVVTILFLIGYVLLVGASASAIRSGLMGSVGLLCQVFGKRLDGKDVWAGALILMLVVNPYQLWHVGFQLSFAVTLGLIIFVPYSLHVFVRVPVWIRTLVAVTLSAQLISFPFLIYHFHLFSPVSWLVNLVVTPILSAIALPFGYIAVVLDFVHPFLAVIPAWVSTAMLKWIHLPLFAIEKMRLPFTYWPHPSWWWLVSYTCFLSVLPISWKLGYHRKRDIMLTFVIFLLFIVAARQPFSGVEEVRITFLDVGQGDSIVVEIGDQKVYLMDAGGTMRFPAAEPWMEKRDPFEVGKDVVLPFLMARGIEKIDRVIMTHGDLDHIGGVKSLIPHFSFGEVLVNGTAPSKLEGEIVQLFQQEGVPILTGLPGQSWSDGPGIEWKWLHPGESTFSGNDASVVLQLTAFNKTVLFTGDIEKDGESQLVQNGLTSVDVLKVAHHGSNTSSTEELLAVTAPKVAVISAGVKNRYGHPSSEVLHRLKKTGSAVYRTDAHGAITLVITPAGLYWQAQILDT, from the coding sequence ATGAAAGAACAGGACGGGGGGATTGCAGTGTCAGTATGGATAGCAAGCCTAGCGATGATGATCGGCCTCATTTTCTCCGCCTATTTGCATCCTGCTTGGCTCCTGTTGGCTGCAGGCGTATCATGGGCACTCGTTGCATGTATCCGGTTACCTTACCGCAAATACGTTGTTTGCTACTCACTGATTTGTATTCTAGCAGGCCTCTTTTTTTATGGGTACGAGAATCTCCACAGCTCTGAAGTGAAACCAATGGCAGAAAGGGAGCAGAGGATCTGGATAGAAGGTGTCATTGATTCACCTGTGAGACGGGATGGGGATGTAGCACGATTTTTTGTCACGATAACATCCTGGGGTGAAAATCAGCCTGATCAGCAAGAGCATCGGTCTATCGAAAAAATTGCGCTTCGTGTTAAGCTTGCTTCTTTCCAAGAAGCATCACAAATAGAGCAGTGGAGACGTGGCAGTGTGATCGTGGCTCCGATCCGACTATCCTTACCAGCTACTGCGCGCAATCCTCATGCCTTCGACTACGCCAGCTATTTGTATCGGCAAGGTGTCCATGTCACAGGAGAAACAAGCTATCAAGCGGTTGATATGACACCTGCTTTTTCCGTGTCGGCGAGCTTTCAAGAATGGCAAGACTCCGGTGCCAAGAGAATTGAATCATTATTTACAGATGTAGAAACAGCGGGTTACATGAAGTCGCTGCTGCTTGGTCTTGGACAAGAGGTAAATCCTGAGCTTGCGTCGATGTATTCGAATTTGGGCTTAAGCCATATCCTCGCGATTTCTGGTTTGCATGTGACATTGGTTAGCTCCATGTTTATGTGGTGTTTGGAACGGATTGGAATCAGACGTAGACTCGCATTTGTCGTAACGATTTTGTTCTTGATTGGGTATGTACTCCTGGTGGGAGCCAGCGCGTCCGCAATCCGATCCGGGCTGATGGGGAGTGTGGGTCTTCTCTGTCAGGTATTTGGAAAGAGGTTGGACGGCAAGGACGTTTGGGCAGGTGCACTCATTCTGATGCTGGTGGTGAATCCCTATCAGCTGTGGCATGTCGGTTTTCAGCTTTCCTTTGCGGTGACACTTGGTCTGATTATTTTTGTGCCATACAGCTTGCATGTGTTTGTGCGAGTACCCGTCTGGATTCGTACTCTCGTGGCGGTTACTTTGTCAGCCCAGCTCATTTCTTTTCCGTTTCTCATCTACCATTTTCATTTATTTTCACCTGTGTCTTGGCTGGTCAATTTGGTGGTGACACCGATTCTCTCGGCTATAGCGCTACCGTTCGGGTATATCGCGGTTGTCCTCGATTTCGTCCATCCATTTTTGGCGGTGATCCCTGCTTGGGTATCGACGGCTATGCTGAAATGGATTCATCTCCCACTGTTTGCTATTGAAAAAATGAGGCTCCCCTTCACATATTGGCCGCATCCTTCGTGGTGGTGGCTTGTTTCGTATACCTGCTTTTTAAGTGTTCTACCCATTTCATGGAAGTTGGGCTATCATCGAAAGCGTGATATAATGCTTACTTTCGTTATATTTCTGTTGTTCATTGTAGCGGCCAGACAGCCGTTTTCCGGAGTCGAAGAAGTGCGAATTACCTTCCTTGATGTCGGACAAGGGGATTCCATCGTTGTCGAAATTGGTGATCAGAAGGTATACTTAATGGATGCGGGTGGGACAATGCGGTTCCCAGCTGCTGAACCATGGATGGAAAAGCGTGACCCATTTGAGGTGGGGAAAGACGTCGTTCTGCCGTTTCTGATGGCCAGAGGAATCGAGAAAATCGATCGTGTCATCATGACGCATGGCGATCTGGATCACATCGGGGGAGTAAAATCGCTCATTCCTCATTTTTCTTTTGGAGAGGTATTAGTGAATGGAACAGCACCTTCCAAATTAGAGGGCGAGATTGTCCAGCTCTTCCAACAAGAAGGGGTTCCGATTTTAACTGGGCTCCCAGGTCAATCTTGGTCAGATGGGCCGGGAATCGAGTGGAAGTGGCTACACCCGGGTGAATCGACCTTCTCAGGAAATGATGCATCCGTAGTACTCCAGCTGACTGCTTTCAACAAGACTGTATTGTTTACGGGTGACATTGAAAAGGATGGGGAAAGTCAGCTTGTTCAAAACGGTTTGACTTCTGTGGATGTTTTGAAAGTAGCCCATCATGGAAGCAATACCTCGAGCACCGAAGAGCTCCTTGCAGTCACAGCACCAAAAGTTGCTGTAATCTCTGCTGGGGTGAAAAATCGGTACGGGCATCCATCATCCGAAGTACTGCATCGATTAAAAAAAACGGGTTCAGCCGTGTACAGGACTGATGCTCATGGAGCGATTACGCTGGTTATTACACCTGCGGGATTATATTGGCAGGCCCAAATATTGGATACATAA